One Xiphophorus maculatus strain JP 163 A chromosome 10, X_maculatus-5.0-male, whole genome shotgun sequence genomic region harbors:
- the entpd1 gene encoding ectonucleoside triphosphate diphosphohydrolase 1 isoform X2 has product MSAQREMKEKNPWHKPLTIIITVIGVIAIVALVTVAGLQNRPVFQKYKYGIVLDAGSSHTALYIYKWPAEKDNNTGRIEQKHSCKVKGKGISSYAAVPEKAGTSLTECMQEAEMQVPAWRHQETPLYLGATAGMRLLNMENKVASDKVFEAVEKALQRFPFSYQGARILSGQEEGAFGWVTVNYLDDRLKQGLQTTGALDLGGASTQISFVPHEYDISESPSNAVAFQLYGNYYNLYTHSFLCYGKDQALRMALAHQTRSGPIAISDPCFHPDYSVTRNYNTLYDSPCVSERKPKVAPLNFTHTGEGNFLQCQEVIRSLFNFKSCKYSKCSFNGIFQPPVQGSFGAFSAYYFVMNFLNLTDGSMSLETITNYVANYCSTPWDQIKKVYPDINEKYLAEYCFSGTYILTLLTEGYNFNTETFSKIKFIKEIKGSDAGWTLGYMLNLTNMIPAETKDSPPLPHAGYVSIVTVIVLLLFILVTLFILSFRSIWPKCSKEPQIV; this is encoded by the exons AGATGAAAGAGAAGAACCCCTGGCACAAGCCGCTGACCATCATCATCACTGTGATTGGTGTCATAGCGATTGTTGCCCTGGTGACGGTTGCAGGTTTGCAGAACAGACCTGTCTTCCAAAAGTACAAG TATGGGATTGTGCTCGATGCCGGCTCTTCCCACACAGCTCTTTATATCTACAAGTGGCCAGCAGAGAAGGATAACAACACTGGAAGAATTGAACAGAAGCATTCCTGCAAAGTAAAAG GTAAAGGTATCTCAAGCTATGCAGCTGTACCAGAGAAGGCTGGAACGTCACTGACAGAGTGCATGCAAGAAGCCGAGATGCAGGTTCCCGCTTGGAGACACCAGGAGACGCCGCTCTATCTGGGGGCTACAGCTGGAATGAGACTGCTGAA tatGGAGAACAAAGTGGCATCAGACAAGGTGTTTGAGGCTGTGGAGAAAGCCCTGCAAAGATTCCCTTTTTCGTATCAGGGGGCGAGAATACTCAGCGGGCAAGAGGAGGGCGCCTTCGGCTGGGTCACCGTCAACTACTTGGATGATCGTCTCAAACAG GGTCTACAAACAACAGGGGCTCTTGACCTTGGTGGGGCCTCAACTCAAATCAGCTTTGTACCTCATGAATATGACATTTCAGAATCTCCAAGCAACGCTGTGGCCTTCCAACTCTATGGAAATTACTACAACCTGTACACTCACAGCTTCTTGTGCTATGGGAAGGACCAAGCGCTAAGAATGGCTCTGGCACACCAGACTCGG TCAGGTCCAATAGCAATATCTGATCCGTGCTTCCACCCAGACTATTCAGTGACAAGGAATTACAACACCCTGTATGACAGCCCATGTGTCTCAGAAAGGAAACCCAAAGTAGCTCCTTTAAACTTCACTCACACAGGAGAAGGAAACTTTTTACAATGCCAGGAAGTTATCAGAAGTCTGTTTAACTTCAAGTCCTGCAAATACAGTAAATGCTCTTTCAACGGGATCTTCCAGCCACCTGTGCAAGGATCATTTGGG GCCTTCTCTGCGTACTACTTTGTGATGAACTTCCTCAACCTGACCGATGGTTCCATGTCATTAGAAACTATAACGAACTATGTAGCAAACTACTGTTCAACCCCGTGGGATCAG ATAAAGAAGGTATACCCAGACATTAATGAGAAATACCTGGCCGAATATTGCTTTTCTGGCACATACATCCTCACACTGTTGACAGAAGGATACAACTTCAATACGGAGACATTCTCCAAGATCAaattcatcaaagag ATAAAAGGCAGTGATGCAGGCTGGACACTGGGCTACATGTTGAACCTGACCAACATGATTCCAGCAGAGACTAAAGACTCACCCCCACTCCCACACGCCGGCTACGTCTCCATAGTCACTGTCATCGTATTACTGCTTTTCATCCTTGTCACTCTTTTCATCCTCAGCTTTCGTTCTATCTGGCCCAAATGCTCCAAGGAACCACAGATTGTATAA
- the LOC102228771 gene encoding potassium channel subfamily K member 1-like: MVIGRIRDWCAHFAERHQSEINFALLIVFYILYLVIGAGIFSAIELPYERELRQELKVARQDFLSNNTCVSDAQLEVLLARALEASNYGVSVLGNDTIRNWDFVSALFFTSTVLTTTGYGHSVPLSNVGKAFCIFYSLIGIPVTLFFLSAIVERLVELISRRPVSYFHRRWAMSRPNLAVIHATLLSIVMALFFIFIPAWIFLSLEKDWNFLESLYFCFISLTTIGLGDYVPGETHSKEDNPHPHLYRLAITVYLLLGLVCVLVVLETCYELPQLKLFRRRFYKEKVQELDSETTNIISHDQLSDQKPDPADKMATQLPVISSVSQQADTLRQNGTSTPYTPASGTTVNEKL, from the exons ATGGTAATCGGACGCATTCGAGACTGGTGCGCTCACTTCGCGGAGCGGCACCAGTCTGAGATCAACTTTGCGCTGCTGATCGTTTTTTACATCCTCTACCTCGTCATCGGTGCCGGGATCTTCTCCGCCATCGAGCTGCCCTATGAACGCGAGCTTCGGCAGGAGCTGAAAGTGGCCAGGCAGGACTTCCTGAGCAACAACACCTGCGTGTCCGACGCGCAACTGGAGGTGCTGCTGGCTCGAGCGCTGGAGGCCAGTAATTATGGGGTGTCCGTCCTTGGCAACGACACCATACGGAACTGGGACTTCGTGTCCGCTCTGTTCTTCACCAGCACCGTGCTGACCACAACAG GTTACGGCCACAGCGTTCCTCTGTCGAATGTAGGGAAGGCATTCTGTATCTTCTACTCCCTCATCGGCATCCCCGTTaccctcttcttcctctcagcCATAGTAGAGAGGCTGGTGGAACTGATATCCCGACGCCCAGTGTCCTACTTTCACCGACGGTGGGCCATGTCAAGACCGAACCTGGCCGTAATTCACGCTACTTTGCTCAGCATCGTCATGGCTCTGTTCTTCATCTTTATCCCTGCCTGGATCTTTCTCTCCTTGGAAAAAGACTGGAACTTTCTGGAGTCTCTGTATTTCTGCTTCATCTCACTGACGACCATAGGCCTTGGGGATTATGTCCCGGGAGAAACTCATAGTAAAGAGGACAACCCACATCCACACCTGTATAGGCTGGCTATAACAG TTTACTTGCTGCTGGGCTTGGTGTGCGTCCTGGTGGTGTTAGAGACCTGCTACGAGCTTCCCCAGCTCAAACTCTTCAGACGAAGGTTTTACAAGGAAAAGGTTCAGGAGTTGGACTCCGAAACCACTAACATAATCAGTCACGATCAACTCAGCGACCAGAAGCCCGACCCTGCAGATAAAATGGCCACTCAGTTGCCAGTCATCTCTTCTGTCTCACAACAGGCCGATACGCTTCGCCAGAATGGCACGTCAACGCCGTACACTCCGGCTTCAGGAACCACTGTTAATGAAAAACTGTGA
- the entpd1 gene encoding ectonucleoside triphosphate diphosphohydrolase 1 isoform X3, with translation MKEKNPWHKPLTIIITVIGVIAIVALVTVAGLQNRPVFQKYKYGIVLDAGSSHTALYIYKWPAEKDNNTGRIEQKHSCKVKGKGISSYAAVPEKAGTSLTECMQEAEMQVPAWRHQETPLYLGATAGMRLLNMENKVASDKVFEAVEKALQRFPFSYQGARILSGQEEGAFGWVTVNYLDDRLKQGLQTTGALDLGGASTQISFVPHEYDISESPSNAVAFQLYGNYYNLYTHSFLCYGKDQALRMALAHQTRSGPIAISDPCFHPDYSVTRNYNTLYDSPCVSERKPKVAPLNFTHTGEGNFLQCQEVIRSLFNFKSCKYSKCSFNGIFQPPVQGSFGAFSAYYFVMNFLNLTDGSMSLETITNYVANYCSTPWDQIKKVYPDINEKYLAEYCFSGTYILTLLTEGYNFNTETFSKIKFIKEIKGSDAGWTLGYMLNLTNMIPAETKDSPPLPHAGYVSIVTVIVLLLFILVTLFILSFRSIWPKCSKEPQIV, from the exons ATGAAAGAGAAGAACCCCTGGCACAAGCCGCTGACCATCATCATCACTGTGATTGGTGTCATAGCGATTGTTGCCCTGGTGACGGTTGCAGGTTTGCAGAACAGACCTGTCTTCCAAAAGTACAAG TATGGGATTGTGCTCGATGCCGGCTCTTCCCACACAGCTCTTTATATCTACAAGTGGCCAGCAGAGAAGGATAACAACACTGGAAGAATTGAACAGAAGCATTCCTGCAAAGTAAAAG GTAAAGGTATCTCAAGCTATGCAGCTGTACCAGAGAAGGCTGGAACGTCACTGACAGAGTGCATGCAAGAAGCCGAGATGCAGGTTCCCGCTTGGAGACACCAGGAGACGCCGCTCTATCTGGGGGCTACAGCTGGAATGAGACTGCTGAA tatGGAGAACAAAGTGGCATCAGACAAGGTGTTTGAGGCTGTGGAGAAAGCCCTGCAAAGATTCCCTTTTTCGTATCAGGGGGCGAGAATACTCAGCGGGCAAGAGGAGGGCGCCTTCGGCTGGGTCACCGTCAACTACTTGGATGATCGTCTCAAACAG GGTCTACAAACAACAGGGGCTCTTGACCTTGGTGGGGCCTCAACTCAAATCAGCTTTGTACCTCATGAATATGACATTTCAGAATCTCCAAGCAACGCTGTGGCCTTCCAACTCTATGGAAATTACTACAACCTGTACACTCACAGCTTCTTGTGCTATGGGAAGGACCAAGCGCTAAGAATGGCTCTGGCACACCAGACTCGG TCAGGTCCAATAGCAATATCTGATCCGTGCTTCCACCCAGACTATTCAGTGACAAGGAATTACAACACCCTGTATGACAGCCCATGTGTCTCAGAAAGGAAACCCAAAGTAGCTCCTTTAAACTTCACTCACACAGGAGAAGGAAACTTTTTACAATGCCAGGAAGTTATCAGAAGTCTGTTTAACTTCAAGTCCTGCAAATACAGTAAATGCTCTTTCAACGGGATCTTCCAGCCACCTGTGCAAGGATCATTTGGG GCCTTCTCTGCGTACTACTTTGTGATGAACTTCCTCAACCTGACCGATGGTTCCATGTCATTAGAAACTATAACGAACTATGTAGCAAACTACTGTTCAACCCCGTGGGATCAG ATAAAGAAGGTATACCCAGACATTAATGAGAAATACCTGGCCGAATATTGCTTTTCTGGCACATACATCCTCACACTGTTGACAGAAGGATACAACTTCAATACGGAGACATTCTCCAAGATCAaattcatcaaagag ATAAAAGGCAGTGATGCAGGCTGGACACTGGGCTACATGTTGAACCTGACCAACATGATTCCAGCAGAGACTAAAGACTCACCCCCACTCCCACACGCCGGCTACGTCTCCATAGTCACTGTCATCGTATTACTGCTTTTCATCCTTGTCACTCTTTTCATCCTCAGCTTTCGTTCTATCTGGCCCAAATGCTCCAAGGAACCACAGATTGTATAA
- the entpd1 gene encoding ectonucleoside triphosphate diphosphohydrolase 1 isoform X1, with product MLQDGGEMKEKNPWHKPLTIIITVIGVIAIVALVTVAGLQNRPVFQKYKYGIVLDAGSSHTALYIYKWPAEKDNNTGRIEQKHSCKVKGKGISSYAAVPEKAGTSLTECMQEAEMQVPAWRHQETPLYLGATAGMRLLNMENKVASDKVFEAVEKALQRFPFSYQGARILSGQEEGAFGWVTVNYLDDRLKQGLQTTGALDLGGASTQISFVPHEYDISESPSNAVAFQLYGNYYNLYTHSFLCYGKDQALRMALAHQTRSGPIAISDPCFHPDYSVTRNYNTLYDSPCVSERKPKVAPLNFTHTGEGNFLQCQEVIRSLFNFKSCKYSKCSFNGIFQPPVQGSFGAFSAYYFVMNFLNLTDGSMSLETITNYVANYCSTPWDQIKKVYPDINEKYLAEYCFSGTYILTLLTEGYNFNTETFSKIKFIKEIKGSDAGWTLGYMLNLTNMIPAETKDSPPLPHAGYVSIVTVIVLLLFILVTLFILSFRSIWPKCSKEPQIV from the exons AGATGAAAGAGAAGAACCCCTGGCACAAGCCGCTGACCATCATCATCACTGTGATTGGTGTCATAGCGATTGTTGCCCTGGTGACGGTTGCAGGTTTGCAGAACAGACCTGTCTTCCAAAAGTACAAG TATGGGATTGTGCTCGATGCCGGCTCTTCCCACACAGCTCTTTATATCTACAAGTGGCCAGCAGAGAAGGATAACAACACTGGAAGAATTGAACAGAAGCATTCCTGCAAAGTAAAAG GTAAAGGTATCTCAAGCTATGCAGCTGTACCAGAGAAGGCTGGAACGTCACTGACAGAGTGCATGCAAGAAGCCGAGATGCAGGTTCCCGCTTGGAGACACCAGGAGACGCCGCTCTATCTGGGGGCTACAGCTGGAATGAGACTGCTGAA tatGGAGAACAAAGTGGCATCAGACAAGGTGTTTGAGGCTGTGGAGAAAGCCCTGCAAAGATTCCCTTTTTCGTATCAGGGGGCGAGAATACTCAGCGGGCAAGAGGAGGGCGCCTTCGGCTGGGTCACCGTCAACTACTTGGATGATCGTCTCAAACAG GGTCTACAAACAACAGGGGCTCTTGACCTTGGTGGGGCCTCAACTCAAATCAGCTTTGTACCTCATGAATATGACATTTCAGAATCTCCAAGCAACGCTGTGGCCTTCCAACTCTATGGAAATTACTACAACCTGTACACTCACAGCTTCTTGTGCTATGGGAAGGACCAAGCGCTAAGAATGGCTCTGGCACACCAGACTCGG TCAGGTCCAATAGCAATATCTGATCCGTGCTTCCACCCAGACTATTCAGTGACAAGGAATTACAACACCCTGTATGACAGCCCATGTGTCTCAGAAAGGAAACCCAAAGTAGCTCCTTTAAACTTCACTCACACAGGAGAAGGAAACTTTTTACAATGCCAGGAAGTTATCAGAAGTCTGTTTAACTTCAAGTCCTGCAAATACAGTAAATGCTCTTTCAACGGGATCTTCCAGCCACCTGTGCAAGGATCATTTGGG GCCTTCTCTGCGTACTACTTTGTGATGAACTTCCTCAACCTGACCGATGGTTCCATGTCATTAGAAACTATAACGAACTATGTAGCAAACTACTGTTCAACCCCGTGGGATCAG ATAAAGAAGGTATACCCAGACATTAATGAGAAATACCTGGCCGAATATTGCTTTTCTGGCACATACATCCTCACACTGTTGACAGAAGGATACAACTTCAATACGGAGACATTCTCCAAGATCAaattcatcaaagag ATAAAAGGCAGTGATGCAGGCTGGACACTGGGCTACATGTTGAACCTGACCAACATGATTCCAGCAGAGACTAAAGACTCACCCCCACTCCCACACGCCGGCTACGTCTCCATAGTCACTGTCATCGTATTACTGCTTTTCATCCTTGTCACTCTTTTCATCCTCAGCTTTCGTTCTATCTGGCCCAAATGCTCCAAGGAACCACAGATTGTATAA